In Glandiceps talaboti chromosome 16, keGlaTala1.1, whole genome shotgun sequence, a single window of DNA contains:
- the LOC144447799 gene encoding protein SSUH2 homolog — protein sequence MAGYLVSREAIRFKTKKDYPQNYQEEYCDEEGFASGCDEKTPLFSFLELRETNPQTNNQGGIQPWTPPTEIVDEPTYPWETDSDSEGSESQKVDLLDEYVEDVPKNYECIPHPQQESPLQDKPEEYYAKDVGITEDDARDLLLEHVHEIRCYGASAARDMIIHDVQTSCAICYELETFTESRRIVHTFLPYKGSIVDSGKKDVTQSPWEIICQPDREFYTHHVEIEMDNTSTVKDCHICVARGFLRCVNCNGKGVHRCIDCLGTGYAVKSSSKAYGNLLSCNSCDGVGHTSCHDCNGSGCSLCDTCEGYTQLRFFKKLVVSFINHTSSFIIDETDIPCELLGVSNGTVILEQTGPYVFPLSDNPSSEVNINSENLIERHKRAWSRERRLKQRHRLREVPVTCIHYTWHKTSGKFWVYGEEAIVYAPKYPQTYCLDWRCNIL from the exons ATGGCGGGATATCTAGTTTCGCGGGAAGCGATTCGTTTCAAGACTAAAAAAGATTACCCACAAAATTACCAGGAAGAATATTGCGACGAGGAAGGCTTTGCGTCTGGATGTGACGAAAAAACACCTCTCTTTTCATTCCTGGAGCTAAGAGAGACCAACCCACAAACCAACAACCAAGGAGGAATACAAC CATGGACACCACCGACTGAGATCGTAGACGAGCCGACTTATCCTTGGGAAACGGACTCTGATTCTGAGGGAAGTGAAAGTCAAAAAGTCGACCTCCTTGATGAGTATGTTGAAGATGTGCCGAAGAATTACGAATGTATTCCACATCCTCAACAGGAATCTCCCCTACAAGATAAACCAGAAGAATACTATGCCAA AGATGTTGGCATAACGGAGGACGATGCACGTGATCTGTTACTCgagcatgtacatgaaatacgtTGCTATGGTGCCTCTGCAGCTAGAGATATGATAATACATGATGTTCAAACATCTTGTGCTATTTGT TACGAACTGGAAACGTTCACTGAGTCTCGCAGAATAGTTCATACTTTCCTGCCATACAAAGGAAGTATTGTCGATAGCGGTAAGAAGGATGTGACCCAATCACCATGGGAAATTATATGCCAACCTGATAGAGAATTTTACACACATCATGTGGAAATAGAGATGGACAATACGTCAACAGTAAAG GATTGCCACATCTGTGTTGCTCGTGGTTTCCTACGCTGTGTGAACTGTAATGGGAAAGGAGTG CATCGCTGTATAGATTGCCTTGGAACTGGCTACGCTGTAAAGTCAAGCTCAAAAGCTTACGGTAATCTATTATCCTGTAACAGCTGTGATGGAGTGGGACACACAAG TTGTCATGACTGCAATGGTAGTGGGTGCAGCTTATGTGATACATGTGAGGGATACACACAGCTTCGATTCTTCAAGAAACTCGTGGTGTCATT TATAAATCATACTAGTAGTTTTATAATAGATGAAACCGATATACCATGTGAGCTACTTGGAGTCTCCAATGGGACAGTAATATTGGAACAGACTGGTCCCTAT GTTTTCCCATTATCAGACAACCCTTCTTCGGAGGTAAACATAAATTCTGAGAATCTGATTGAGCGGCATAAAAGAGCATGGTCACGTGAGAGAAGACTTAAACAG CGGCACCGATTGAGAGAAGTTCCCGTTACCTGCATACACTACACATGGCACAAAACAAGCGGCAAGTTCTGGGTTTATGGCGAAGAAGCAATTGTATATGCACCGAAGTACCCACAGACGTACTGTTTGGACTGGAGATGCAACATTCTTTGA